Proteins from a genomic interval of Lolium perenne isolate Kyuss_39 chromosome 1, Kyuss_2.0, whole genome shotgun sequence:
- the LOC127327400 gene encoding serine/threonine-protein phosphatase 7 long form homolog encodes MISRTLFPDSGGKLAHWCWLKALTVLDNRWSWGTAALAYLYRQLDEACRRTGSRTGSGGIGGCMLLLSVWSWDRLSVGRPRVLNERPWPHYPHFPDREPTWAYLWDNVSEMSGDPKIMYMQYTAELDTLTAEQVEWEPYGSYYRIGASMTDLNHKCTEEARFWRMRCPLICMWLVEHHQPQRVMRQFGLYQECPPVWQDTDKALHRLDRQRQRKITNWPVHHSGHIAAFQQCLEAARNAGPEQIVPHNFAAFNNYLEWFHENTRIELVKHAYPEEILDDPIQFDEVGQSQHDRFARRGRSTSIASELNFVRKEIEKTAEECEVMWEQSGRDDKPVRPLRYFIKNTARKMRRLASLLGCREAEIATSSSSEEREIPEDELILSQGILPKRTSKQASRSAYQLKPRGKGPNRYTPEDYVNRGKKVVTEEDEGPRRRSALSKMRNDEPFSSEEEEEEEEEEEEEQQEQQEQQQEQPRQRTKRMAVRKQPARTARRGRY; translated from the exons atgatttcgaggactctctttcctgacagtggggggaagctggcccattggtgttggctgaaggcgctaacggtgttggataaccgttggagttggggaacagcggcacttgcctacctctaccggcag ttggacgaagcttgtcgcagaactgggagcaggactgggagcggcggtattggtggatgcatgctcctactttccgtatggagctgggaccgcctatcagttgggcggcctagggtactcaacgagaggccatggcctcattacCCTCACTTTcctgatcgggagcccacttgggcatacctttgggacaatgtctcggagatgtcgggcgatccaaagatcatgtacatgcagtacactgcggagttggacactcttaccgctgagcag gtggaatgggagccatatggtagctactaccgtattggcgcgtcgatgactgacctcaaccacaagtgcacggaggaggcgcggttctggcgtatgcgctgcccactcatatgcatgtggcttgttgaacaccaccagccgcaaagagtgatgagacagtttgggctgtatcaggagtgcccaccagtgtggcaagacacggacaaggcgcttcatag gcttgataggcagcggcagaggaagatcacaaattggccagtccatcatagcggccacatcgcagcgttccaacagtgtttggaagcggcacggaatgctggccctgagcagattgtgcctcacaacttcgccgctttcaacaactacctcgagtggttccatgagaacacgcgtatcgagttagttaagcacgcgtatcctgaggagatcttggacgaccccatccagttcgatgaggttgggcaaagccagcacgacagatttgctcgcagagggagatcgacttctattgcttccgagctgaacttcgtg CGGAAGGAGATCGAAAAAACAGCTGAGGAGTGCGAGGTTATGTGGGAGCAGAGCGGGAGAGATGACAAGCCTGTCCGACCGTTGcggtatttcattaag aacactgcacgaaagatgcggcggttagccagcttgctaggttgccgggaagccgaaatcgctacatcttcctcttcagaagagcgggag attcctgaggaCGAGCTAATTCTGAGTCAAGGCATACTTCCAAAGCGTACCTCGAAGCAAGCCTcacggtcagcttaccagttgaagccaaggggcaagggtccaaaccggtacactccggaagattatgtcaaccgaggaaagaaggttgtcactgaggaggatgaggggccgcggcggagatcagctttgtcgaagatgaggaacgacgagccgttctcttcagaggaggaggaggaggaggaggaggaggaggaggaggagcagcaggagcagcaggagcagcagcaggagcagccacggcagcggacgaagaggatggccgtccggaagcagcccgcgaggacggcacgtcgaggacgcTACTAG